The following proteins come from a genomic window of Priestia filamentosa:
- a CDS encoding helix-turn-helix domain-containing protein, with protein MITLNKINLSSDHILSSAQACEEWGINSSTLRKRVQDFPVGSIRKFGNCYAVTRSGMVAVFGHPKSPKNK; from the coding sequence ATGATAACACTAAATAAAATCAATTTAAGCAGCGATCATATTTTAAGTTCAGCACAAGCTTGTGAAGAATGGGGAATTAACTCATCAACCTTAAGGAAAAGGGTTCAAGATTTTCCGGTAGGAAGTATTCGGAAATTTGGTAACTGCTATGCAGTAACTCGCTCTGGCATGGTTGCAGTTTTTGGCCATCCTAAAAGTCCTAAAAACAAATGA
- a CDS encoding acylphosphatase: MKHYHIIVQGKVQGVGFRYFTALQAGEFDLVGFVRNSADGSVEIEVEGPEERIKHFIEKVKGGSPFSQVDKLSYSEQNHLANFSSFKIHY, from the coding sequence ATGAAACATTATCACATTATTGTCCAAGGAAAAGTACAAGGGGTTGGATTCCGCTACTTCACAGCTCTTCAAGCAGGGGAATTTGATTTAGTTGGTTTTGTTAGAAATTCAGCTGATGGAAGTGTTGAGATTGAAGTAGAAGGTCCTGAAGAGCGGATAAAACACTTTATAGAGAAAGTAAAAGGTGGTTCTCCTTTCTCACAAGTGGACAAACTTTCTTACTCAGAGCAAAACCACCTTGCAAACTTTTCTTCTTTTAAAATTCATTATTAA
- a CDS encoding toxic anion resistance protein: protein MTNSNTGLVTTEPDDQLTEVTADETRLELRKEPEVQQLAQSIDYRNQTALLEFGKEPAVQLSQFSDQILSMMRASEMNDSSTMLKQLGKLMDKFDKNDFEEKKGFLGKIFKRGEKMIDKIFAKYQTLGKEIDKIHGEISGYKDKMVQTTNTLEDMYQHNIAYYLDLEKYIVAGGLKVDELKSEVPELEKKAAGGNQMASMQLDTLNNSIQALEERIYDLEMARIVAVQTAPQIRMLQRGNTKLIGKVNSAFITTIPIFKNGIIQAVAAKRQKLVADSLSELDRRTNEMILKNAQNISTQSTEIARMSGQPSVKIETLEESWNIIMKGMEETQAIEEENKRLREDGTKRVMQLQDKMKTYGK from the coding sequence ATGACAAATTCAAATACAGGATTAGTAACAACAGAGCCTGATGATCAGCTAACAGAAGTTACAGCAGATGAAACGAGGCTTGAGCTTCGTAAAGAACCAGAAGTGCAGCAGCTTGCACAAAGTATTGATTACAGAAATCAAACTGCTTTATTAGAGTTCGGGAAAGAGCCTGCTGTGCAGCTTTCTCAGTTTTCAGATCAAATCTTATCGATGATGAGAGCGTCTGAGATGAATGACTCCAGTACAATGCTAAAACAGCTTGGTAAATTAATGGATAAATTTGATAAGAATGATTTTGAAGAAAAGAAAGGGTTTTTAGGCAAAATTTTTAAACGTGGCGAAAAGATGATTGATAAGATTTTCGCTAAATATCAAACACTTGGAAAAGAAATTGATAAAATTCATGGAGAGATTTCAGGCTACAAAGATAAAATGGTGCAAACAACAAATACGTTAGAAGATATGTACCAACATAATATTGCATACTATTTAGATTTAGAAAAGTATATTGTTGCTGGTGGACTTAAAGTGGATGAGCTTAAGTCAGAGGTCCCGGAGTTAGAGAAAAAAGCAGCAGGCGGAAACCAAATGGCCTCAATGCAGCTTGATACTTTAAATAACAGCATCCAAGCACTTGAAGAACGAATCTATGATTTAGAAATGGCACGTATTGTTGCTGTTCAAACAGCGCCACAAATTCGGATGCTTCAGCGTGGGAATACAAAGCTGATTGGTAAAGTGAACTCGGCCTTTATTACAACTATTCCAATCTTTAAAAATGGTATTATTCAAGCTGTTGCGGCAAAACGCCAAAAACTTGTGGCAGATTCATTAAGCGAGCTTGACCGTCGTACAAATGAAATGATCTTAAAAAATGCTCAAAATATTTCAACACAAAGTACGGAAATTGCTCGTATGTCTGGTCAGCCTAGCGTGAAAATTGAGACGCTTGAAGAATCTTGGAATATTATTATGAAAGGGATGGAAGAGACTCAGGCAATTGAAGAGGAAAACAAACGCCTTCGTGAAGATGGTACAAAACGCGTTATGCAGCTTCAGGATAAGATGAAAACTTATGGAAAGTAA
- a CDS encoding HAMP domain-containing sensor histidine kinase: MPIKYKIYIFTTVTLLSLLLLANSAVYLLFNKMTTDSELERLQTQAKDMVGTIQPQDNLQQLLTAYLPPNGMIRVIDEDNKLVSNTLTKEIHFQKLPVTYQHGEKAFVREYNGEKFAVVYHPLIWTDGSIVSLEITTSLKQMSENLSALRFVLIGTSLLILIPIILASRTLGNIVLSPIQSLVQTMEEIQKNGRFKKLSLPKSSRDELYIMGKTFNNMMDILRRNFEKQQQFVSDASHELKTPLTVIESYASLLKRWGTKKPEVLEESIEAIHSEAVRMKEMTEQMLMLAQSNEQGDLQEEEVDVVHLVAELSQRLEHAYNRTIKVHKEEENITIVGDCNKLKQLLIILLDNGLKYSEKHLDVSLHKKPKGVTVSVQDYGIGIPQEDQASIFDRFYRVDKARNRKSGGTGLGLAIAKNIVEAHKGTLIFTSVPGEGSTFTIALPFHIKQDMPKKRLKRK, from the coding sequence ATGCCTATTAAGTATAAAATTTATATTTTTACAACAGTAACGTTACTCTCGTTACTGTTGCTTGCAAATAGTGCTGTTTATTTGTTGTTTAATAAAATGACAACAGACAGTGAACTAGAACGTCTTCAAACTCAAGCAAAAGACATGGTTGGTACAATTCAACCTCAGGATAATCTTCAACAGCTATTAACAGCATACCTGCCCCCAAATGGAATGATACGCGTGATTGACGAAGACAATAAGCTTGTATCAAATACTCTAACAAAAGAAATTCATTTTCAGAAGCTGCCTGTTACGTATCAGCATGGGGAAAAAGCATTTGTACGGGAATATAATGGAGAAAAGTTTGCTGTTGTATATCATCCCTTGATTTGGACAGATGGTTCAATTGTGAGCTTAGAGATTACAACAAGCTTAAAACAAATGAGTGAAAATTTAAGTGCTCTTCGTTTTGTTTTGATTGGGACGTCACTCTTAATTTTAATTCCCATTATTCTTGCGAGCCGAACCTTAGGAAATATTGTGCTTTCACCTATTCAATCTCTTGTGCAAACGATGGAAGAAATTCAAAAAAACGGACGATTTAAAAAACTTTCATTACCAAAATCTTCGCGTGATGAGTTATACATTATGGGGAAAACATTCAATAATATGATGGACATTTTAAGGCGGAATTTTGAGAAACAGCAGCAGTTTGTTTCAGATGCTTCGCACGAATTAAAGACACCACTAACTGTTATTGAAAGCTATGCAAGCCTCCTAAAGAGATGGGGTACAAAAAAGCCTGAAGTCCTTGAAGAATCAATTGAAGCTATTCATTCTGAAGCTGTTAGAATGAAAGAGATGACAGAACAGATGCTTATGCTTGCTCAAAGCAATGAACAAGGAGATCTTCAGGAAGAAGAAGTGGATGTTGTTCACCTTGTTGCAGAACTTTCACAGCGCTTAGAACATGCCTATAATAGGACAATTAAGGTTCATAAAGAGGAAGAGAACATAACTATTGTAGGCGATTGCAATAAGCTCAAACAGCTTTTGATTATTTTACTTGATAATGGCCTAAAGTATAGTGAGAAACACTTGGATGTGTCTCTTCACAAGAAGCCAAAAGGTGTTACAGTTTCTGTTCAAGATTACGGAATTGGTATTCCCCAGGAAGATCAAGCATCTATTTTTGATCGGTTCTACAGAGTAGATAAAGCAAGAAACCGAAAAAGCGGTGGAACAGGTCTAGGTCTTGCTATTGCCAAAAACATTGTAGAAGCTCATAAAGGCACGCTCATCTTTACGAGCGTGCCTGGAGAAGGGTCAACATTTACAATTGCCCTTCCATTTCATATAAAACAAGATATGCCCAAAAAAAGATTGAAAAGGAAATAA
- a CDS encoding PepSY domain-containing protein, which yields MRKSLIVLLSLLLIVILGFGTYRTIASKDEKHYSQHDVKGLITEKYRGKIQSVEHIGESYVAQFQNESGIYKAIINSEDGEVTDLVQIKSSGKTSLTETEIKDIALKQATGDISNIKLHEDKKNPYYDIEVTGKEKKVEMKIAKMDGELLSKEEYKLETNETEQEGKGSEKSSIINKKKAEEIALTKFKGKVKETDLGEEDGLLQYEIEIEDSSGQEAEVYINAYTGTIIRFELDKDD from the coding sequence ATGAGAAAAAGTCTGATTGTTCTTCTTAGTTTACTCCTTATTGTCATTTTAGGATTTGGTACTTATCGTACGATTGCATCAAAAGATGAAAAACATTATAGTCAGCATGATGTAAAAGGTCTTATTACTGAAAAATATAGAGGTAAAATTCAAAGTGTCGAACATATTGGCGAAAGCTATGTTGCTCAATTTCAAAATGAATCAGGAATTTATAAAGCTATTATTAATAGTGAAGATGGAGAAGTAACAGATCTTGTTCAAATTAAAAGTAGCGGTAAAACATCGCTAACTGAAACAGAGATTAAAGATATTGCTTTGAAACAAGCGACAGGCGATATTTCAAATATTAAGCTTCACGAGGATAAAAAGAATCCTTATTATGATATTGAAGTGACAGGGAAAGAAAAAAAAGTGGAAATGAAAATTGCTAAAATGGACGGAGAACTTTTATCTAAGGAAGAGTATAAGCTTGAAACTAACGAAACAGAACAAGAAGGAAAAGGTAGTGAAAAGTCTTCAATTATTAATAAAAAGAAAGCAGAGGAAATTGCTCTTACCAAGTTTAAGGGAAAAGTAAAAGAAACAGATTTAGGAGAAGAAGATGGTCTTTTGCAATATGAAATTGAGATTGAAGACAGCAGCGGGCAAGAAGCTGAAGTTTACATTAATGCTTATACTGGCACAATTATTCGTTTTGAACTTGATAAAGATGACTAA
- a CDS encoding YceG family protein, with protein sequence MVGQRITVSHYPLQTDSWGEQIEKPLKERPGYSEEEGLAFSTIGARIIGITHDETEYYIKLYELAQKQDVHILSEELDKTISQERFQAIQKIHMVNQRENGLSINRFVAFLEGEQLIPKHENPLFHRHIRLSFMEVLKHFDQYYGFAHEDFRRVFLDLMKWSWNHLDSWLKTYSIFEKLPCIVWYGDMNKSQVYFFYYLALLGFDIIVFHPGGEDDFSLIDEKETFTDVVKHPLNGEIKPFPTEEPERKGTVAYKASQEMHHTIHHEGSSLYKPWQFRDYVPTAVTLKTTYDETFILARERAFIRPNFSVQNEQVRIPNLFAKIMGVSHSEREYWDRVQTLTEYEEASLVQSFPFTTEIQANYQYHYQHCLNRKGELDEEKMRRSNWWKYEHLPEGLQKGIATAIANTCKTTNWLTKQGETEEEAKLYLFTQITSIPTFVLELMQKFDYAQEVPKLVLYCNEKNGILSRSDAALLLLLNEFGFDLFLYNPQGHNDLELYLNSECFDTHWLDEMVFGQDFKQPSIFRKVLKSMKK encoded by the coding sequence ATGGTTGGACAAAGAATTACTGTTTCCCACTATCCTCTCCAAACCGATAGCTGGGGGGAGCAAATAGAGAAGCCGTTAAAAGAGAGACCGGGTTATAGTGAAGAAGAAGGTCTTGCTTTTTCCACGATTGGCGCTCGCATTATTGGCATCACTCATGATGAAACAGAGTATTATATTAAGCTTTATGAATTGGCTCAAAAACAGGATGTTCATATATTAAGTGAGGAGCTAGATAAAACTATTTCACAAGAAAGGTTCCAAGCAATCCAGAAAATCCATATGGTTAACCAGAGAGAGAACGGATTATCCATTAACCGCTTTGTTGCTTTTTTAGAAGGTGAACAACTTATCCCCAAACATGAAAATCCGCTCTTTCATCGTCATATTCGTTTATCCTTTATGGAAGTATTAAAACATTTTGATCAATACTATGGTTTTGCACATGAGGACTTCAGGCGCGTCTTTTTAGATTTAATGAAGTGGTCTTGGAATCATCTTGACTCATGGTTAAAAACATATTCTATTTTTGAGAAACTACCTTGTATTGTATGGTATGGAGATATGAATAAAAGTCAGGTGTATTTTTTCTATTATTTAGCTTTACTTGGCTTTGATATTATCGTTTTCCACCCAGGCGGGGAAGATGATTTCTCGTTAATAGATGAGAAAGAGACATTTACAGATGTTGTGAAACATCCGCTTAACGGGGAAATCAAACCTTTTCCAACGGAAGAACCTGAGCGAAAAGGTACAGTTGCTTACAAAGCTTCACAAGAAATGCATCATACAATTCATCATGAAGGATCTTCCCTTTATAAACCTTGGCAATTTCGTGATTACGTGCCAACGGCTGTCACACTTAAAACAACGTATGATGAGACATTTATTCTAGCAAGAGAGAGAGCATTTATTCGGCCGAACTTTTCCGTTCAGAACGAACAAGTTCGTATTCCAAATTTATTTGCTAAAATTATGGGAGTATCACATAGTGAACGTGAATATTGGGATCGTGTTCAAACCCTAACAGAATATGAAGAAGCATCGCTTGTCCAATCGTTTCCGTTCACGACAGAAATTCAAGCAAATTATCAATATCACTATCAACATTGCCTAAACCGAAAAGGTGAGCTTGACGAGGAGAAGATGAGAAGAAGCAACTGGTGGAAATATGAGCATTTGCCAGAGGGATTACAAAAAGGGATAGCAACGGCTATTGCTAATACATGCAAAACAACAAATTGGCTGACGAAACAAGGGGAAACAGAAGAAGAGGCTAAGCTTTATCTTTTTACTCAAATTACATCTATTCCAACGTTTGTACTAGAATTGATGCAGAAGTTTGATTATGCGCAAGAAGTACCAAAACTTGTCTTATATTGCAATGAAAAAAATGGCATTCTTTCTCGTTCAGATGCAGCCCTTCTGCTACTTTTAAATGAATTTGGCTTTGATCTTTTCCTTTATAATCCACAAGGTCATAATGATTTAGAGCTTTATCTTAACAGCGAATGCTTTGATACACACTGGCTAGATGAAATGGTGTTTGGGCAAGATTTTAAGCAACCTTCCATCTTTCGTAAAGTATTAAAATCTATGAAAAAATAG
- a CDS encoding response regulator transcription factor: MTQNILIIEDEEKIARVISLELEYEGYQSDIATSGKEGLELFQKGNWDLILLDVMLPELNGMEVLRRIRSTDTYTPVILITARDSVVDKVNGLDQGANDYITKPFQIEELLARIRACLRTNAIYQKEEEEEQLQAGDLTVNEKTRDVIRRGEAIELTPREFDLLVYLLRNKQQVLNREQILTNVWGFDYYGDTNVVDVYVRYLRRKVDYPFDTPLIHTVRGVGYTLKEQA; encoded by the coding sequence ATGACTCAAAATATTTTAATCATTGAAGATGAAGAAAAAATAGCTCGTGTAATTTCCTTAGAATTAGAATACGAAGGATATCAATCAGATATTGCTACGAGCGGTAAAGAGGGGCTAGAGCTCTTTCAAAAAGGCAACTGGGACCTTATTTTGCTTGATGTTATGCTACCAGAGCTAAATGGAATGGAAGTGCTGAGGAGGATTCGTTCTACGGATACGTATACTCCTGTTATATTAATTACAGCTCGTGACTCTGTTGTAGATAAAGTTAACGGACTTGATCAAGGAGCCAATGACTATATTACAAAGCCTTTCCAAATTGAAGAACTGTTAGCGAGAATTCGCGCATGTCTCAGAACAAATGCAATATATCAAAAAGAAGAAGAAGAGGAACAGCTTCAAGCAGGGGATCTAACGGTTAATGAGAAGACAAGAGATGTGATTAGACGCGGAGAAGCGATTGAATTAACACCAAGAGAATTTGATTTGCTTGTGTATCTGCTTCGAAACAAGCAGCAAGTTTTAAACAGAGAGCAAATTCTCACAAATGTGTGGGGGTTTGACTACTATGGTGATACAAATGTTGTCGATGTATATGTGCGTTATTTAAGAAGAAAAGTAGACTACCCTTTTGATACACCACTCATCCATACAGTTAGAGGAGTAGGCTATACGCTAAAGGAGCAAGCTTAA
- a CDS encoding PepSY domain-containing protein gives MKFKATVLAGAIAFGSAAYGVHAMGTNSEEANKNTQPAKISIDEAKSIAVKEVDGKVTDVDQDREGPYVVYEVEVQTSNGEKDIEINGQTGKVLKDEDDLLKEQAKITAQEAETIALGKVSGEMTDLDLDYDDRTAKVVYEVEVTHNGLEQDVKIDAVTGDVLHVQKDEDDRDDDRDDENINSSQVKVTAQKAESIAVKEVDGEVVSIELDEDDGVALYEIEVQSNKGEAEVTVSATNGDVLEVEWDD, from the coding sequence ATGAAATTCAAAGCAACAGTATTAGCAGGTGCAATAGCATTTGGCAGTGCAGCTTATGGAGTACATGCAATGGGAACAAATAGTGAAGAAGCAAATAAAAATACGCAACCTGCTAAAATTAGCATAGATGAAGCAAAAAGTATTGCTGTAAAAGAAGTTGATGGAAAAGTTACAGACGTTGATCAAGATCGAGAAGGTCCATATGTTGTTTATGAAGTAGAAGTTCAAACTTCAAATGGAGAAAAAGACATTGAAATTAATGGGCAAACAGGTAAAGTGCTAAAAGATGAGGATGATCTGCTAAAAGAGCAAGCTAAAATTACAGCACAAGAAGCTGAGACAATTGCTTTAGGAAAAGTATCTGGAGAAATGACGGATCTTGACTTAGATTATGACGACCGAACAGCAAAAGTAGTTTATGAAGTTGAAGTAACTCACAACGGATTAGAGCAGGACGTGAAAATTGATGCTGTTACAGGTGATGTGCTGCATGTTCAAAAAGATGAGGATGATCGTGATGACGACCGCGATGACGAAAATATTAATTCATCTCAAGTGAAAGTCACAGCACAAAAAGCAGAAAGTATTGCTGTAAAAGAAGTTGATGGAGAAGTTGTGAGCATTGAACTTGATGAAGATGATGGTGTAGCACTTTACGAGATTGAGGTTCAATCCAATAAAGGAGAAGCAGAAGTAACTGTTTCTGCCACAAATGGTGATGTGCTAGAAGTAGAATGGGATGATTAA
- a CDS encoding nitric oxide synthase oxygenase: protein MASEELIQQAKEFIEICYTELHKTEEEKEERITAVVEQIERNGSYQHTFEELEHGARMAWRNSNRCIGRLFWTSLTVRDKRHVRKEEEILDALIEHIEYATNGGKVRPTISIFREEQGEEKVQIWNHQLIRYAGYQTEFGLIGDSASLSFTKVCERLGWQGERTNFDLLPLVVSIGKRKPIWRDIPKTAIVEVMIEHPRIQQFKDLKVKWYGVPIVSDMRLEIGGLSYTAAPFNGWYMGTEIGARNLADTDRYNLLPKVASILGLDTSRNATLWKDRALIELNEAVLFSFKKQGVSIVDHHTAAEQFRLFEERERKAGRGVTGNWTWLIPPLSPATTHIFHKPYQNKVLTPNYFYQTRPYEG, encoded by the coding sequence ATGGCATCAGAAGAACTTATCCAACAGGCAAAAGAGTTTATTGAAATCTGTTATACAGAGCTTCATAAAACAGAGGAAGAAAAAGAAGAGAGAATAACGGCAGTTGTTGAACAAATAGAGAGAAACGGCAGTTATCAACATACATTTGAAGAGCTTGAACATGGTGCACGGATGGCTTGGCGAAATAGCAATCGCTGTATTGGGCGTTTGTTTTGGACCTCGCTTACAGTTCGTGACAAGCGTCATGTAAGAAAAGAAGAAGAAATATTAGATGCCCTTATTGAGCATATTGAATATGCAACAAACGGAGGAAAAGTTCGGCCTACAATTAGTATATTTAGAGAAGAGCAAGGGGAAGAAAAGGTTCAGATCTGGAACCATCAGCTTATTCGCTATGCAGGCTATCAAACAGAATTTGGGCTGATTGGTGACTCCGCTTCTCTTTCGTTTACAAAAGTTTGTGAGAGACTAGGTTGGCAAGGAGAAAGAACAAATTTTGATCTTCTTCCTCTTGTTGTAAGCATTGGGAAACGAAAACCAATTTGGAGAGACATTCCAAAAACAGCTATTGTGGAAGTGATGATTGAACATCCTCGAATTCAACAGTTTAAGGATCTCAAAGTAAAATGGTATGGGGTGCCAATTGTATCTGATATGCGATTAGAAATTGGGGGGCTTTCCTACACAGCAGCACCTTTTAATGGATGGTATATGGGAACAGAAATTGGAGCAAGAAATTTAGCTGATACTGATAGATATAATCTTTTGCCAAAAGTGGCTTCTATACTAGGGCTAGATACAAGTCGGAATGCAACACTTTGGAAAGATAGAGCTTTAATCGAACTTAACGAGGCTGTATTGTTTTCTTTTAAAAAGCAGGGAGTCAGCATTGTTGATCATCACACGGCAGCAGAGCAGTTCCGCCTTTTTGAAGAAAGAGAGCGAAAAGCAGGACGAGGTGTAACAGGGAACTGGACATGGCTTATTCCCCCTTTATCACCTGCTACAACGCATATTTTTCATAAACCTTATCAAAATAAAGTGCTAACGCCCAACTACTTTTATCAAACAAGACCATATGAAGGATAG